The sequence ATGTAGGACCTAAGTGAAAACTCTTTTACCTGATTTACCCCCAGTCCCATCACGATACATCGATCATCAGGTCGTAATTTCGTACCAATAAGTCAGGCTAGTTTCGTCAAATCACATCTGACTGAGTTATCGAACAAGGGTCCCGCGCGTCGCTATCCTATTGCTCCTACTGGACACGTGTAACGATCTCGGGAGCGCATTAAACCGCCCACCATAACCACCTCCACGTAGCGTCTTCGAAGTTGAGGCCTTATCCTTGCCACGTCGGACTGGCTCGTACGCACACTCACTCAGTCCGAGTCAGCGCTTGAACCACCCGCATACTAAATTCAATCCAGATCACCGTTTATTATTTGTGATCTTATCTCGAGGTGTAAATGAACGGCAGATGTTTCGGTACGTTTATGCAGGCGTTCCCAGGGAATATGCCCTGGTTCCCGACCCCATTCATCCTTCTCTTTTCCCCATTTAAACCCCCGAGAGCCCTTCATCGGCTTCCCAGCGTTCAGCCTGCATTCTCGTCGGAGAAGAGAACCACTCACCGGAATCCATGGAGTTTTTCTGGATTGACTCTTGCCGGAAAATCCCCACAACTCCTCTTGGCTCGTCTGGAGTTTGGATTTTTTGAATTGATTGAATCCTCACAACAgcgttgttgtttttttatggaGGATGATGAATCGATTGCAATGATTTCGAGTTTTTCTCCGTTTTTCCTTGAGGTTTTCTTAGAGTGAGTTGGTGCTTTAACTGCGGCTAGAGAAAGGGTTTGGGGAGGGGGGCTCTCGTCATCTTCTTAGGTTTCCATTTTTAGGTTTTTCAGTGAAATCTTCTGATCAGTGTGACAGGGAAAGGGGGATCGGTGCATTCATCTCTGATTCCGCTTTtttttcagcctcgatttcgcGTTCTGTGATTCATTTATAGCTTTAGAGGTTTTGGGAATTCCTATATGTTCTTGGGAATGGAGTCTTTGTAGCGCAAGAAGGAGTAGGTTTTCGTTTGCATTTggtggaagaggaggagaagcgGTGCTGCGATTTCGAAGACGATGCCGTTCCCGATGAAGATCCAGCCGATCGATTCCAGGACTGCGGCGAGGACCACTGATTCGGTGAAACCTGCCCAGAAATCGCGCCTGAAGCGGCTGTTTGAGCGCCAGTTCCCCGGCGTGCTCAAGATCGCCCCGGCGGAGAAGCTCGTCGGCGAAACGAGAGAGAAGGACAGGGACGACGGCGAGCCAGAACCTAGCTCCTTGTGCCTTGCCAAGATGGTGCAGAACTTCATAGAGGAGACGGCGACCAACGAGAAGTCGGCCAGATGCGGACGTCGCCGCTGCAACTGCTTCAACGGTAACTGCAGCGATAGTGATGACGAAGATCTTGACTTCTACTACGCCGATGCCGTCCCACCGCCGACCACTGGCGACACCGCCGACATCCTCAAGGTTTGTCACCGTCTCCCAAACCCGATCAAATCCTCACCAGATCGCATCGTTTTCATTCAAATTCTATAATCAATCGCTGATCAAAATATTCTTCAGGGTCTGGTTCCGTGCGCCAGCGTAGCAGAGAGGAATCTCTTGGCGGACGCTTCCAAGATCGTCGAGGAGAGCAAGATCGGGAAGAGCAAAGATGATTGCCGGCGAATCCTCACCGACGGGCTCCGATCCCTCGGCTACGACGCTTCCATCTGCAAGTCCCGTTGGGAGAAATCCCCTTCCATCCCCGCTGGTACGCCTATACCCTCCCATGATCTCATCGTTCTCCTCTTCCACCATTATTGATGTATGTGAGACCTTCTAATTGGTTCTCAGGCGAGTATGAGTATGTAGACGTCATCGTCAATGGAGAACGGTTGCTCGTCGACGTCGATTTCCGATCAGAGTTCGAGATCGCACGGTCGACCAAGGGCTACCGCGTAGTGCTTCAATCCCTGCCGTCCATCTTCGTTGGAACCGCCGATCGGCTCCGCCAGATCGTCGCCGTCGTCTCCGAGGCGGCGCGGGTCAGCCTGAAGAAGAAGGGTCTCCACATCCCGCCATGGCGCAAGCCGGACTACATGGCCGCCAAATGGCTCTCCCCCTACCACCGCGCCACCGATCGCGATCCCGACGAACACGTGAATCCGGCCCCAATCGATCCGATCCCACCCGTCCATTTCTCCGCCGATCTCGATGATGAGAAGACTACTTCAGCGGCATCGCCATCTCCATGGCAGCCGCCGGCTGTCAAACCGCGTCCGGCGTCCGGCAGTGGAGCCAAGGTCGTCACCGGCCTCGCTTCCGTCCTCGGCGATGAACCCTGAgacgtttttaatttttaatttttttaatttttcttttttaattttttttgtcgtTTTGCTGAGAATATAAGTTTCTATATCTCcggttacttttttttttataattttttttttgtaacaagagagagagagagagagagagagaggagtggAGAAGAAACTCGTTTCTACTGAGATTAAAAGCGTAAAACAATATAGTAGTatcaaatatataacaaaaatttctatttttgtttctttcttcctaaaaagGGCGCAGCATCTGGTACGTATCTCTATTAAACTCCCCGTATTttgtatgtgtttttttctCCTCAAAATTATACACAGGTTATTTGTTAAGCAGTTCATTCAGTGCTCACGGTTTCTCCAGAGGGAACAGCATCATCGACGAACGACGGAACAACAAGGTACTTCTACTTCTTTattccattttcttttttttcttttttttttaatattaatatatatatatatatatatatgttataatataatataataaaaatataataaaaaataaaaatagatgcGGGGAAATGAAAACCCCGATGGACTGGTGGCTCGTGCCGTCTCGAACGCCGTGTGGCGGAGAAACGGATGCCCATGAGGATTGCGTGAGCTCTTCTCAGCACCAcctttacctttttctttttctccaaaatgacaaaattaccCTATGTATATACCTTTATTTACGAGCTTCCCTTTATGGGGCGTTGAGCTTGCACGCTTTCTCctgaactttaaaaaaaacttttaaaggGGTGGGTAATGGTGACCCCTTCTCCCAAgcaacttaaaaataatttactctttaataaattattatttaataatcataatatattagtaatatattatgTGAGAGATtcaattgtttgtttgtttgttttgttttcccaAAACTGAAGAACTAAAGCAGTGGTACAATTATTATAGAAGGGATAGCTATAAATAAGCCCTTAATCTTTAATAATAGAGACCCATAAGTAATAATTCCCACTTTCAGGAAAGCAACTTCCCACCAACTCCCCCCCACCCCCTCTGCCTCGTTTCCCATCATTGCCCTGGACCCATTATCCTTGTATAGGGGGCAAACCAGTCCCACTCCCACTCTCTTTCCCTTATCTTCTTATCTCTTTCCCTTCTCCcaaaattaacattttattattattattattattattattattattattattttaaaaaataagaaattaaaaagagagaaaaaaaaagactctTATGAATTACTACTTTTTTCTAGAATGCGATGGAGGGGGAGGTCTTTTAAGTAAAACCTTTTACATGATGTAAAACCACTTCCGAACCTGGTTTCCTAAAATTCCTACTGATTGGAAAACGACTGCACTGGAAGCATAGGACCCCTCACACTATGGCTGGGTATCATGTCATCGTCCCTGTTCCTTGCTTTCTTTCTCTTAATTGGAAATTTCtcccttttgtttttaatttaactttttcttttttctttttattttttattttttatttttgtttggttgtatgttatagtatatatttgtatttatgtcTCTGTTTTTTCCCTGTCAGCTTAAAAGCGTGTTTGTTATTGTTTGCTTTTTAAAGCATTTAAAAAGTAAAGTTTCTAATAAATTGAGTTTTTCTTATAAAAGAAGTTTTAGGTGGTAAGCTATTTTGGGAAAAACAAGTTatttacctttttttctttgagGGTTCTTTTACATATGTGCCCCCTGTAGATACCTGTAGTTACACATTTATCcttgaaagaataaaaaatatgtatttataaatGTATAGTTTGTAATAAATTgagtttttcttataaaaaaaaaagtttaagaaGGGAAGGTTACTTTACCTATGTAGCCCTGTACGAAAGCTTTAATTACACATTTACCCTCACGAATATTCTTTCATATATACCTCTCAAAAGTTGAGAT comes from Dioscorea cayenensis subsp. rotundata cultivar TDr96_F1 chromosome 15, TDr96_F1_v2_PseudoChromosome.rev07_lg8_w22 25.fasta, whole genome shotgun sequence and encodes:
- the LOC120277474 gene encoding uncharacterized protein LOC120277474; the protein is MPFPMKIQPIDSRTAARTTDSVKPAQKSRLKRLFERQFPGVLKIAPAEKLVGETREKDRDDGEPEPSSLCLAKMVQNFIEETATNEKSARCGRRRCNCFNGNCSDSDDEDLDFYYADAVPPPTTGDTADILKGLVPCASVAERNLLADASKIVEESKIGKSKDDCRRILTDGLRSLGYDASICKSRWEKSPSIPAGEYEYVDVIVNGERLLVDVDFRSEFEIARSTKGYRVVLQSLPSIFVGTADRLRQIVAVVSEAARVSLKKKGLHIPPWRKPDYMAAKWLSPYHRATDRDPDEHVNPAPIDPIPPVHFSADLDDEKTTSAASPSPWQPPAVKPRPASGSGAKVVTGLASVLGDEP